One Setaria viridis chromosome 3, Setaria_viridis_v4.0, whole genome shotgun sequence DNA window includes the following coding sequences:
- the LOC140222292 gene encoding uncharacterized protein yields the protein MAPAALLRKRKLDGDAPPAVAATNDGQLLPRDMLREVLLRLRAAELCRLRLVCRSWRSLTSDPGFAAAHASRHPPHLAALHSDTGEAHVLDLAGGIVKRVRVYQLGIDRSNDFHLDCVYGCWWQAFVLGVPVGEIAADIAYEEEIRYGKDVPKYVLGHVPSTGEYKVLAINFSLELEGEGDIYQGWCLARPVMTCDVMTLGSGSDRRRVRPGPPVHVAFALWHRTVVDGVAYFLIDGCDDRIVDPDCIASFDMAAEEWRPMTLHGPQISLLGSTSTKERMHYIRHAEGFWLAGLNGSLVAVHRNDRDWSMDLWELVDMER from the exons atggcgccggcggcgctcctACGGAAACGCAAGCTCGACGGCGATGCTcctcccgccgtcgccgccaccaacGACGGCCAACTGCTGCCGAGGGACATGCTGCGCGAGGTCCTGCTCCGCCTGCGGGCCGCCGAGctctgccgcctccgcctcgtctgCCGGTCGTGGCGGTCGCTGACGTCCGACCCGggcttcgccgccgcccacgcgtcCCGGCACCCGCcgcacctcgccgccctccaCTCCGACACCGGCGAGGCGCACGTCCTCGACCTGGCCGGCGGCATCGTCAAGCGGGTACGGGTCTACCAGCTTGGCATCGATCGGAGCAATGATTTCCACCTGGATTGCGTCTACGGTTGCTGGTGGCAAGCCTTCGTGCTCGGCGTGCCCGTCGGTGAGATCGCCGCCGACATAGCCTACGAGGAGGAGATCAGGTACGGGAAGGACGTGCCAAAGTATGTGCTTGGCCATGTCCCCTCCACCGGAGAGTACAAGGTGCTCGCCATTAATTTTTCCTTAGAACTCGAAGGCGAAGGCGACATCTACCAAGGCTGGTGCCTCGCACGTCCAGTCATGACATGCGATGTCATGACTCTTGGCAGCGGCAGCGACCGGAGGAGGGTGAGGCCAGGGCCTCCGGTGCATGTTGCGTTCGCGCTGTGGCACAGGACGGTCGTGGATGGAGTCGCCTACTTCTTGATCGATGGGTGCGACGACAGAATTGTTGACCCGGATTGCATAGCCTCAttcgacatggcggcggaggagtggAGGCCGATGACACTCCATGGGCCACAGATCAGCCTCCTTGGTTCTACTTCTACCAAGGAGAGGATGCACTACATTCGCCACGCAGAAGGTTTTTGGTTAGCCGGTCTGAATGGCAGCTTGGTCGCAGTGCATCGCAACGATCGAGATTGGTCCATGGATCTTTGGGAACTGGTCGACATGGAAAG ATGA
- the LOC117850035 gene encoding uncharacterized protein produces MGQRSSSQKPEAEQVQQQPAASVDSQKRQEQQRKAVAAAHMNQPYHASSYDEMVLMVSLDSITKIM; encoded by the exons atgggGCAGCGTTCGTCCTCCCAGAAACCGGAGGCAGAGCAGGttcagcagcagccagctgccAGCGTTGACAGCCAGAAAAG GCAGGAGCAGCAGCGAAAGGCAGTGGCAGCAGCGCACATGAATCAGCCGTACCACGCATCTAGCTATGATGAGATGGTCCTCATGGTGTCACTGGATTCAATCACCAAGATCATGTGA
- the LOC117850496 gene encoding transcription factor BHLH133 isoform X1, whose translation MDMLTKALFRRSSTDMEAECASYWCSVDAFCEESVMIASLQSLLWSSSDVDLVPGLCSSNVPYSLPGSSPFCINDNEKSTLVSSSPNEVLDTLALAHGEKVVGSKRKAETDEEKNHGGEGRTTPLAPRARKQSKANSQSCYAKQMRRERINARLKILQELIPNGKKVDISTMLDEAVQYVKFLHMQIKLLSSDEMWMYAPLAYDSVNIGIPLCSSVQE comes from the exons ATGGATATGCTCACCAAAGCATTGTTTAGAAGATCATCAACAGACATGGAAGCCGAGTGTGCATCCTACTGGTGTTCTGTCGATGCATTCTGTGAGGAGTCGGTGATGATTGCGTCCTTGCAGTCATTGTTATGGAGCAGCAGTGATGTTGATCTGGTCCCTGGGCTCTGTTCTTCCAATGTTCCTTACAGTTTGCCTGGCAGCTCTCCCTTTTGTATCAACGATAATGAGAAAAGTACATTAGTGAGCAGTTCCCCAAATGAAGTTCTTGACACTCTTGCGTTAGCACATGGGGAAAAGGTAGTAGGCAGCAAGAGGAAAGCTGAGACGGATGAGGAGAAGAACCATGGCGGTGAAGGCCGCACCACTCCCTTG GCACCAAGAGCTCGCAAGCAATCCAAAGCTAACTCGCAAAGCTGCTACGCAAAG CAGATGAGAAGGGAGAGGATCAATGCAAGGCTGAAGATACTTCAAGAGCTAATTCCTAATGGAAAAAAAGTGGACATCAGTACAATGTTGGACGAAGCAGTCCAGTATGTAAAGTTTCTTCATATGCAAATCAAG CTGTTGAGTTCGGATGAGATGTGGATGTACGCCCCCCTTGCCTATGACAGCGTTAACATCGGGATCCCACTGTGCTCATCAGTACAAGAATGA
- the LOC117850496 gene encoding transcription factor BHLH133 isoform X2 produces MDMLTKALFRRSSTDMEAECASYWCSVDAFCEESVMIASLQSLLWSSSDVDLVPGLCSSNVPYSLPGSSPFCINDNEKSTLVSSSPNEVLDTLALAHGEKVVGSKRKAETDEEKNHGGEGRTTPLAPRARKQSKANSQSCYAKMRRERINARLKILQELIPNGKKVDISTMLDEAVQYVKFLHMQIKLLSSDEMWMYAPLAYDSVNIGIPLCSSVQE; encoded by the exons ATGGATATGCTCACCAAAGCATTGTTTAGAAGATCATCAACAGACATGGAAGCCGAGTGTGCATCCTACTGGTGTTCTGTCGATGCATTCTGTGAGGAGTCGGTGATGATTGCGTCCTTGCAGTCATTGTTATGGAGCAGCAGTGATGTTGATCTGGTCCCTGGGCTCTGTTCTTCCAATGTTCCTTACAGTTTGCCTGGCAGCTCTCCCTTTTGTATCAACGATAATGAGAAAAGTACATTAGTGAGCAGTTCCCCAAATGAAGTTCTTGACACTCTTGCGTTAGCACATGGGGAAAAGGTAGTAGGCAGCAAGAGGAAAGCTGAGACGGATGAGGAGAAGAACCATGGCGGTGAAGGCCGCACCACTCCCTTG GCACCAAGAGCTCGCAAGCAATCCAAAGCTAACTCGCAAAGCTGCTACGCAAAG ATGAGAAGGGAGAGGATCAATGCAAGGCTGAAGATACTTCAAGAGCTAATTCCTAATGGAAAAAAAGTGGACATCAGTACAATGTTGGACGAAGCAGTCCAGTATGTAAAGTTTCTTCATATGCAAATCAAG CTGTTGAGTTCGGATGAGATGTGGATGTACGCCCCCCTTGCCTATGACAGCGTTAACATCGGGATCCCACTGTGCTCATCAGTACAAGAATGA
- the LOC140222398 gene encoding small ribosomal subunit protein uS14, with the protein MGHSNVWNSHPKNYGPGSRVCRVCANPHGLIRKYGLMCCRQCFRSNAKDIGFIKYR; encoded by the exons ATGGGGCACTCCAACGTGTGGAACTCGCACCCCAAGAACTACGGTCCCGGATCCCGTGTCTG CCGGGTCTGTGCTAACCCTCATGGGCTGATCAGGAAGTATGGGCTGATGTGCTGCAGGCAGTGCTTCCGCAGCAACGCCAAGGACATTGGCTTCATCAAG TACCGCTGA
- the LOC117849835 gene encoding uncharacterized protein gives MSSAAGEDSSSSRKGKEKEDAGARREEAVEVAEGEVDLGDLYGAAAGWVEARTSCPHLGTMPPAGAIDLERVPPPDSPCSRCHHPAENWLCLICKDVLCSRFINKHMLCHYQETGHCLALSFSDLSVWCFACDSYLDVQAILELRPVYEVAHLLKFGERPPFRSLEVLDLSTGENRSSSSGA, from the exons atgtcctccgccgccggtgaggaCTCCTCGTCGTCTCGAAAG gggaaggagaaggaggacgcCGGCGCCCGCCGGGAGGAGGCTGTTGAGGTTGCCGAGGGAGAAGTGGATCTGGGTGACCTCTACGGCGCGGCGGCAGGATGGGTGGAGGCGCGGACCAGCTGCCCGCACCTCGGCACCATGCCGCCCGCTGGTGCCATCGACCTCGAGCGCGTGCCCCCGCCTGACTCTCCGTGCTCCAG ATGTCATCACCCTGCTGAAAACTGGCTATGCTTGATCTGCAAAGATGTGCTGTGCAGTCGTTTTATCAACAAACATATGTTGTGCCATTACCAAGAAACAGGTCACTGCCTTGCTTTGAGCTTCAG TGATCTGTCAGTTTGGTGTTTCGCATGTGACTCATACCTAGACGTTCAAGCCATCTTAGAGCTGCGCCCGGTCTATGAAGTTGCACATTTGTTGAAGTTTGGAGAACGTCCACCTTTTCGATCACTTGAAGTACTGGATTTGAGCACCGGTGAAAATAGAAGTTCATCATCAGGAGCTTAG